A segment of the Streptomyces sp. NBC_00376 genome:
GTCGGACCGCAGGCCGGCGACATCGCCCGCACCTGCTGGCTGGCGGCCGGACTGCCCGAGGAGGTCCCCGGCGTGACCGTCGACCGCCAGTGCGGCTCCTCCCAGCAGGCCCTGCACTTCGCCGCCCAGGGCGTCCTCTCCGGCACCCAGGACCTGGTCGTCGCTGGCGGCACCCAGTCCATGACGCAGATCCCCATCGCCTTCGCCTCCCGCCAGGCCGCCGAACCCCTCGGGCTGACCGAGGGTCCGTACGCGGGCAGCGAGGGCTGGCGCGCCCGGTACGGCGACGCACCGGTCAACCAGTTCCACGGCGCCCAGTTGATCGCCGAGAAGTGGGACATCGGCCGCCAGGACATGGAGGAGTTCGCCCTCCGCTCCCACCGGCACGCGATCCGCGCCATCGACGAGGGCCGCTTCGCCCGCGAGACCGTCGCCCTCGCGGGCGTCACCACCGACGAGGGGACGCGCCGCGACACCACCCTGGAGAAGATGGCGGCGCTGAAGCCGGTCCTGGACGGCGGCACGATCACCGCCGCGTGCTCCTCCCAGATCTCCGACGGCGCCGCCGCCCTGCTCATCGCCTCCGAGCGGGCCGTGGCCGAGCACGGCCTCACCCCGCGCGCCCGCGTCCACCACCTCTCGGTACGCGGCGAGGACCCGATCCGCATGCTGTCGGCACCGATCCCGGCCACCGCGTACGCGCTCAAGAAGGCCGGAATGACCATCGACGACATCGACCTGGTCGAGATCAACGAGGCATTCGCCCCCGTCGTCCTGGCCTGGCTGAAGGAGACCGGGGCCGACCCCGACCGGGTCAACGTCAACGGCGGCGGGATCGCCCTCGGTCACCCGCTCGGCGCAACCGGTGCGAAATTGATGACGACACTGCTGCACGAACTGGAGCGCACCGGCGGCCGCTACGGGCTCCAGACCATGTGCGAGGGCGGCGGCCAGGCGAACGTGACGATCATCGAACGGCTCTGAGCGCCGACCCGCCCCGAACACGGCCGCCGGACCGCCCCGACACCCGGCGCGACAAGGATTCCGGCGGCCTTTCGTACCCCTCCCGGCCAGATACCGCAAGGGCCCGGACCAGAACACACCGACCGGCCGCGCGGCGTGTTTCCACCGCGGACCGGCGGAACGTGCTACGGTTGCCGAGTTGCAGTTTTGGTACCCATGAACTTTATGTGCGCCTGACGGGAATGCTTCCTCAGGCGCATTATTGTTTTCCGGCTTTCTCCGGATGGGGCTCAATGCGGCGACTTGAAATTCGTAAAGTGCGGATTTCCGGCACTGCACCTCTTTTAGGAGAATGACATGGCTACTGGAACCGTGAAGTGGTTCAACTCGGAAAAGGGCTTCGGCTTCATCGAGCAGGACGGCGGCGGCGCCGACGTCTTCGCCCACTACTCCAACATCGCCACCTCGGGCTTCCGTGAGCTCCAGGAGGGCCAGAAGGTCTCCTTCGACGTCACGCAGGGCCAGAAGGGCCCGCAGGCGGAGAACATCGTCCCGGCCTAATCGCCGGACGCGTACCTCGCAGCCGGGGCCCGCACCGTGAAGGTGCGGGTCCCGGTTTGTGCTGTCCCCGGGACATGTCGGAACAGGCGCGCCCGCCCACGGCGCCCGTCCCGGCAGCCCCATGCAGTTCCCCGCAGTCCCACGCAGTTCTCAGGAATCCCCAGGACTCCTCAGGAATCCCCCAGGAG
Coding sequences within it:
- a CDS encoding acetyl-CoA C-acetyltransferase; translated protein: MAEAYIVEAVRTPVGRRGGGLGAVHPADLGAHVLKALVERTGIDPAAVEDVVFGCLDTVGPQAGDIARTCWLAAGLPEEVPGVTVDRQCGSSQQALHFAAQGVLSGTQDLVVAGGTQSMTQIPIAFASRQAAEPLGLTEGPYAGSEGWRARYGDAPVNQFHGAQLIAEKWDIGRQDMEEFALRSHRHAIRAIDEGRFARETVALAGVTTDEGTRRDTTLEKMAALKPVLDGGTITAACSSQISDGAAALLIASERAVAEHGLTPRARVHHLSVRGEDPIRMLSAPIPATAYALKKAGMTIDDIDLVEINEAFAPVVLAWLKETGADPDRVNVNGGGIALGHPLGATGAKLMTTLLHELERTGGRYGLQTMCEGGGQANVTIIERL
- a CDS encoding cold-shock protein is translated as MATGTVKWFNSEKGFGFIEQDGGGADVFAHYSNIATSGFRELQEGQKVSFDVTQGQKGPQAENIVPA